GCCGGCACGGCAACTTTCCAGCGGAGCATCGAATCACGATCAATCGGCACCGGCGGGTGCTGGCTTTCGGAAACTCCCGATCCATTCGGGCCACGGAACCGCGGCCAGTTGTCTTCCGCAAGGGCGGCTGTCGCCGCGACGCACATTGTGAGGCAAATGAAGATTCGACAAAACATCGTATTGCTCCTTTTATTCTGTTCATGCAAGTCCGGTGCATGATTGTAGCCGGACACGACGCAATCGGGAATCGCTTGCCCCCGCATCTCTTGCTCCGGCTGCTAACAGTCGCGGATAATATGGCCGTGCAAACGGAGCCTCCCAAAGCTGACCCGCCAAAGCGCAAGCGCCGCCGCTTTCAATTCAGCCTGCGCTCGTTGATGATCTTCACGCTGATTTGCGCCGTCGGCTCGGCTTGGGTGGCGCGCAGAATTGAACAGAAGCGCCGAGAGCGGGAAGCCGCGGACGCGATCGTTGAGTTGGGAGGCCAAGTTGCATATGACTATCAAGTCAATCCGACTGGCGGTTTTGTTGCCAGTGCAAAACCTCCGGGGCCGGATTGGCTCCGAACGTTGTTCGGAGAGCATTTCTTCAGCGAACTGAAGGTCGTGAATCTCAACGGCCGCGTCAAGGTCAATGACGCCGGACTGATAAACCTCAGAGGGCTAACTCAACTCCAAATATTGGGCCTGCGGGAAACGAACGTCACCGACGCGGGGTTGGCAAACCTCAAGGGGTTGACCCAACTCGAAACGCTATCGTTGGTGAAATGCAACGTCACTGACGCCGGACTGGAAAACCTCGGAGACCTGAACAAACTCACAGACCTGCTGCTGGAGAAAACCTGTATTAGCGACGCCGGGCTTAAAAGCGTCAAAGGCTTGAGCCAACTTCAAAAGCTGAACCTCGTTGACACCCGAGTCAGCGGTTCAGGATTAAAGCACCTCAAAGGGTTGACTCAACTCCAAACGCTGTACCTGGCCTATTCGAACGTTACCGATGCTGGACTGACGCACCTCAAGGGAATGACCCAGCTCAAAACGCTTGAACTATGCGGCACTAAAATCACCGACGCTGGATTGGTAAACCTCAGAGGATTGACCCAACTTCAAGAATTGGGACTGGGTGAATGCGATGTCACCGACGCGGGAATCGAAAACATCAAAGGCTTGATTCAACTCCGTGGGCTCTCGCTGGGCGGAACATTTTCTACCGGCATGGTGGAATCGGAGAACCGAATTCCTCGAGCAGTGGGTCATGTCACCGACGCCGCTTTGGTATACCTCGACGGCATGTTCCAACTGCGAACGCTGTTTTTGAATGGAACCGCGGTCACCGACGCCGGACTGGTCCATCTCAAAGGGTTGACGCAACTGAAGACGCTGGGCCTGTTGAATACCAAAATCAGCGACGCCGGGCTGGTCAAGCTCAAAGGACTGACTCAGCTCCAAACGCTGGACCTGAGGGAAACCAATGTCACTGACGCGGGGTTGGTAAATCTCAAGGGGCTGAACGCGCTCCAATGGCTGTTCGTTGGGAAAACCAAAGTCACTGACGTCGGGGTGAATGACTTTCAGAAAGCGTTGCCAAACTGTCAGATTGGCCGCTGACAAACGAGCCGCGCGTATTCGGGCGCGGGGAGAGATTCAGCCCGATCCAATCGCTCGCGACGCACGGATTCTCGGCTCCACAGCGCACAGGCTGCGGCCGCGTCATTCCGACCGCGGCTGCGGCGTGGAGCGGTAGGGATTTCCTTGCTTGAAGAGTTCCAGGCGCGCGGTTTCCATTTGCTTGTCTTCCGGCGGCGACAGCTCGACGACTTTTTCTTGCCAGGCGCGGGCCTTCTCGAAATCGCCGCATTCAGCGTACGCGGCGGCGAGAGAATTGGCTGTGTAGAAGGCGTCAGTCCCGTTGGCAAGTTGGTAGCCACGACTGGCGTTTTCAAAGGCCTTCTTGCCGTTGCGGTAGCGTAGGTCGGGGCAAGAAGCTTGGAAGAAGCCGAGATTCTCGTAGCCGGTGGCGAAATTGGGATCGATCGCCAGGGCTCGGTAGTAGTCGGCGTTGGCCTGGTCGTACTCACCTCGATGCGCTTCAATCGTGCCGCGATTGGTATAGGTGGCGGCAATATTGGGGTCCATCGCGAGAGCCTGGTTGAAATCGGCGACGGCCTTGTCGTGCTCGCCCTTGTCGTCCCAGGCGACACCGCGATTGCTGTAGGCGGCCCCGAGAGTGGGGCAGATCGCCAGGGCCTGGTTGTAGTCGGCGATCGCCTTGTCGAGGCTGCCTTTTTTCCACCAGTCGAAGCCGCGATTGTTGTAGGAGTTCGCGTCATAGGGATTGATCGCGAGGGCCCGGTTGTAGTCGGCGATCGCCTTGTCGTACTCGCCGCGATCGTCCCATTCGGCGGCGCGGTCGGCATAGCTCCCTTGGATGTTCCAGTTTCCGAAGCCTGGGATTCGAATCGTCCTGTACGGCAAGTTGATCGTCTGCCCGTCAACACTGACTGCGGGGATTGGGACGTCGTTGGAATATGGTGCCGGTAAGTTCGTCGTAGCCATCCAGCCGGTGCAGCGGTTGATCTGGGCCGCATAATTCACGGCCTGCGTGACGTCGGTGGTGTTGAGGTCGTAAGCAGTTTGCCGCACATACTGTCGGGCGTCCCACTTGTAACCCCAGACCGTGTAGGTCGGTTTGACGGAGACCTCGGTCGGCGGGGCGTCCACCTTGGCTTCCGCGGCCAAAGCGGGCAAGGCAGATAGCAAGATGGCGGTATAGACTAAGGCTCTCATGGCATGTCTCCGGGAAGGAAGGAGTTTGGGATCGCTTCGATACAGGCGTGCCGTGCATTTAATCCGCGGGGAGCGACGAGGCGTCGAATAGCTCGGCTCCCTTCTCATCCGGTAGATTGCCAAACCGAGCCCCAAGCGGACACAATTCTCTCAGGATCAAGGCGAGCATCACCTGGCAGATCGATTCCGAGGGGGGGCGAGGTCGCGGGGCCCGACGTCGCGGGCAAGCTCATCCGGAACGAAACTTGCTTCAAGGGTTCGTCATCTGCGCGTTAGCCGCGTTTTGGGCGTCGATCGCATTCTGAGTGTTGACCATATTCTGGGTATTAATCATGTTCTGGGTGTTGATCATGTCTTGAATGTTGTTGTTCATCATCTGATTGTTGATCATGTCTTGGGTGTTGATCATATTCTGGAGATTGAGCGAGTCTTGGATGGCTTGTGAGTTGTCGTTGTTGTCGTAGTTGGAAGTGCTTGCCGTGTCGCCGGAATGGACGTTCCATTGCTCGCCGCGGGGGAGTCGAATCGTCATGAACGGCAGGTACAGGGTCTGTCCGTCAATCCTGAACCCGGGGCCGCGGAAGTCGGTGACATACGGCGCTGGCAAATTCGTCGTTGCCGTCCAGCCGGCGCAGCGGTTGATCTGGGCCGCATAATCCGCGGCCTTCTGGACGTCGGTGGTGTTGAAGTCGTATGCCGTTTGCCGGACGTACTGCCGGCCGTCCCATCGATAGCCCCAGACCGTGTAGGTAGGTTGGCCGGAGGCTGCGAACGGCGAGACGTTGGGTGTGGCGTCCGCGGCCCGGGTCGGCAGAGCGGATAGAAGGGTGGCGGCGCAAACAAATGCGAAACTTAAGATTACGCGTTTCATGGTTTGGCCCCTTTCTCGTTAGTGAGCTTTCTCACCAGAGAGATTGCCAAACCGAGCCGGAAGCGGACAGAATTCTTTCGGATTAGAACGCCCAGAAAATCCGGCGCGGAGAAGGGGGCAGTCCCCGTTTTACTCCGCCGACCATCGCGGCGATGGTGCCCGCGCAAAAGGGGGACAGTCCCCGCCGGATTTGTTAGGCGTTCTTTGGCTTAGTGGTACACGCGATTATGCCGCGTGCGCGCCCGAGCAGCCGTTTGTCAGATCGGCGAGAGATTCCAATTCCGTGCAGGTCGCTTGGAGGGCCGCTTTGGCGTCCATCCGGGCGGCGAGGGATTGGCAGCGAAGGGTGACCTCGGGTTGGTCGATCAGTCGCCGAAGTTGCCGGGCAACTTCGGGGCCGCGGAAATTCTTGGGCTTGATTTCGAGGCCGACGCCGAGCCGCTCGAGCCGCGCGGCGTTATCGGGCTGGTCGTGGCTCATAGCCATGATGAGCTGCGGAGCGCCGGCGGCCAAGCCTTGCCCGCAGGTGCCGATGCCGCCGTGATGCACGACTGCCGCCGCGCGCGGAAAGACTTGGCTGAACGGGACCCACGGAAAATGCGCCACGTCCGCCGGCAATCGGGCGGGAAGCTGCTCGGCATATTTCGTGAGCAAGATGCCGCGGCGGCCGAGGATGCGGCAGGCCTCGATCGCCTCGGCGAAGAACGAATGAGCATGCATCATCGCCGAGCCAGGAGTGAACACGATCGGAGGCGCGCCGGTTGAGAGAAACTGTTCGAGGCGCGGCGGCGGCGCGGTCACGTCGCTTTCGTCCCACAGCGGAAAGCCGGTCAGTCGCACGTTCGCCGGCCAATCGGCTTGCGGCGGGGCGAACCAATCGGGAAACAGGCCGATCACTCGCTCCGGCGAATTCCACCACTCGCGCATGATGCCGTGCGCGGCGGGCAGGCCGAGTTCCGTGCGAAAGGCATTCAGCTCCGGGCAAAGCAGTCGATCGATGAACTTGTCGGCCACCCAAAACTGCAGCCGCTTGAACCATCGCGGCACGCCGGGGCCCATCCACGTCAGCGGCAGGCGCGGCGGCTCGATCAAGCTGCGGATCAGCACCGGCTGCAAATAGACGGTGGCCAGCGGCACACCGCGCTTTTCGTTCAGCACGCGCGCCCCGAGCGCCGCTCCCGGCGCGGCGATTACGGTCGGCCCCGAGCCGATCCGCTCGTCGAGTACGCGATACAACTCCCGGATGCAAGGGACCATGAGCTGTCGGGCGACGAAGGCGAAGCCCTTGTAGGGATGCCAAAGATCGGGGTCGCGCATCCCGGCGAGCAGCTCTTCCTCGGTGGCGATCGGCACGAATTCGAGGCCGGCTGCGGCCACCAGCGACTCGAAATGCGGATTGGTGACGAGCGTGACCCAATGGCCGCGTTGCTTAAGCGCCCGACCCAGGCCGACGAACGGATGCACGTCGCCGGCGCTGCCCAGCGCCACGAGCAGGAAATGGATGGGAGAAGGCATGGGAAGGGGCTCGGGACTGGGGGCTCGGGGCTGGGGAACGCGCAGGCGGCGGCGATACAGTTAATGTAGCACGCACACTCCGTGTGCCGTTGCCCGTTACGGCACACGGAGTGTGCCAACTACTTTTTCGGGCCGGGATTATCCTTAGGACAGGCCAACGGAACAAGCCAAGCTGGGTGGTTCGTGGACTACGTTGCCAAAATGACAAGGTGACGGGGTGACAAGGCGACCTTCGGCGCGGCAGGCGGAATGATTGCATGTGGCCATGGCTCCAATTAACCTAGTTTTGGAGCGTTTTTGACGAGACATCGCCGCCGAACACCTATGCGCAAAGGACATCTCATGATTCGCTTTCGACCGACGATCGGCGTTCTTGCCGGCTTGCTAGCATTCTACGGCGTTGCCCGCGGCCAGGAAGAGCGAGGGGAATTGCCCGAGGGGATTCGCCAGCTCATTCGCGCGGCCGATCAGGCCGAGCAGCAAGTCCGAAAGGAAAACGGCGGCGTCGTTAATGAAGAAGCCGAGCGACGGGCATCCCGATCCGCGCGGCAGGCCGCCAGGCAGGCGATCAATGACTATTGGCTAGCCTCGTTCGAGTACAACCGACGGCGGGCGGACGTCGAGAAAGCCCGCACAGAGGCCGAAGAGGCGCAGAATCATCTGCTCACGGTTCAAAGCGAAACGACTTCGAGCGGTCCGCGATTGATCAAGGCGCAAGAAGACGCCGACGGAAAACTCCGTTCGCTGGCCGACGCCGAAATGAAGCTGGAGCAAGCGCGCATCGCCTGGGAAAGCACGCGCCTTCCCGCAGCGGCCCCAGCCCCCGAAGGATCAGCGACAGACTCTCGCCCGAAGCCTCCCGAAGCGCCCCAGCCGGATTATTACCGCCCGCAAAAGCCCGAGCCCGATTCGGCGGGGCGAACCGCCGCACCGGAGGAGCGCTGGAACGGTCGCTGGTCTGTCTATAGCAACGAGCAAGGCTCGTTTCATCTGCGCGGCGGATCGGGAAGCGGATTCTACTCGCGGCTGGGGCAATCGTACCTCACGACGCTCCGTTTCCGCAAAGACAGCGAGCATTTTTTGTTCTATCGCGCCGAGTCGGGCGATCCGACCATCATCGAATGGGCCTTTGCGAAGTATCCCGAATTTCCCTCGGGCGGCGAGCCCATGTTCGCCGTCTGGTGCCACGACCGCGCCGGCTGGCACTGGGAATGGGCACGCCGCGACGGTGCGATGGAAATGCCCACAACGCCCAGAACGCCGACACCGCCGGCGATGCCGATGCCGGGGCCGGCCGCGATGAACTGAACGCGGAATGCAGAAAGATCAACGCAGAGTTACGAAACAAAAGTCATCGATTCACAAGTCTTTCTTCATTCTGCGATTACTGCGGCTCGCTCGAACGAGGCGAAAGCCGACGGCGCGGAATAACAGTAGCGCACAGCCCGTCATTAAGGCATCCAGTACGACCCAGGCCATGACCATGAAAACGGCCTCGACAGGCGCGCCGAACGGAATACTCAGAAGCATCAGTATGGCCCATCCAAGCAACGTGGCGATCGCGGCCACCCCTGCCAGTCGTGCGGCCGGATTTCTCCGTCCCAAGGCAGCCCACGCGGCACCATAGGCCATGGCGCCGCACGCTAAACAGACGGCGCCGGTCGCGAGCAATTCCCTCGGCATATCGTGCCGAAAGTCGTCTGTCCCCGCGACCAGGCGCGCCAGCCCGGCGACCATCGCGACTGCCAACGTCCAGCCAAACATCTGGCGCAAGGTGAATTGCGCTGGATTTTCGTCCCGTTGCCAATCCTTGGCGTCGTCATCGGTCACGAACCGAATCAGTCGCCTCCCGGTGGCTCTCATCAATAGCAGCGGAATTGCGACGATCACTACGAGCAAAAGGGCTGTTGCAAACATCGCGGCGGCATCAGGTCGGTCCTCGATAAAGAAAGGGACGAAGATCATCGCTGCACCCGGAACGGCGATCGCCAAACGAACGGGAAGAGAATGGCTTCCAAACGCGATCCAGATCGCCACGAGGCTTCCTTCGCTGCTTACAAAGGCAGCGACAGCAGCTTGGAGTATTTCGGGTGGCGCCGTCCGAGCGTGAATCAACGCCAAGACAATTGAATTGCCAACGACCAGCGCCACTGCGAGGGGGATGACTGCGGGCGCGAGATCGGTGGGCTGAGCTTTCTGTTCCATTTGGCGCCGTCGTCTTTCAATGTTCAGTTTATCCGCTTTCGATCGCCAGACGCAAATCATTGCGTCGTGGGAACTTAAACCGCCAAATGCAATCGGCCGGCGCCGTTCCATCGTGCTTGACGAGAGCGGCATTGCTCTGGCGAACGCAAGATATTAACGTCTGCGGAAACAAGTCCCATGGGTGCCAATTATTCATCATACGCAATAGCCCGACTCCTAAGCGACCGACGGGTGTTATCGTCGTCGCGGAGTGGGCGATCGAAATTGAGCGAACAAATCTTGTCGGCGGTGAATAATTGAGCTAGAGGCGCTGGAGTACGGTTTTTCAATCGAAACGGAGGAACAAGCGATGAGTCGGATAAAACCTCGTGGTCCGTGGATGGTGGTGCTGGCCGTTTTATTGGCGGCGGGGGTTGGGGCGGGCGTGACCAATCTGCAAAGCCGAGTGGCTGGGCAAGATCAAAATCCAAAATCGCCGCGCGATGCCGCGGCCATTAGTCAAGCAAAGTCTTTTTCTCACGCTTTCCGTTATGCCGCCGAGCAGGCCGGGCCGAGCGTCGTGAAAATCCGCTCGCATACCGCGGCGAAAAAGGTCAAGGGAATCTCCCGTAGCGGGAATCGCTTTGGCGGCGGGAACCCCTTCAAGGGAACTCCCTTCGAAGATATGTTCCCGAACGGCTTTCCCAACGATGGGGAATCGTTTGGCGGCGGTGCTCCCGAGCGCGATGGCGTCGGCTCGGGCGTGATCATCGATAGTTCGGGCATCGTGCTCACGAACAATCACGTCGTCCAAGGGGCCGATGAAGTGACGATCGTGTTGGGCGACGGCCGCGAATTCAAGGGGTCCGACATCAAGACCGATCCTCAAACCGATCTGGCGGTCGTGCGGATTCACGATGCGAAGGACTTGCCGGTTGCGAGAATCGGCAACTCGGATGATCTGGAAATCGGTGACTGGGTGCTGGCGATCGGCTGCCCATTCGAACTGGATCATACCGTGAGCGCGGGCATCATCAGCGGCAAGGGGCGCGAGGTGAGCGAACTGAATCGCGCACGCTTCCTGCAAACCGACGCGGCCATCAATCCGGGCAATTCCGGCGGGCCGCTCGTGAATCTCGACGGCGAAGTCGTTGGCATCAACACGGCGATCGCGACCAACAGCGGCGGTTATCAAGGGATCGGCTTCTCGATTCCGATTAACACGGCGAAATGGGTCATGTCGCAATTGATCAACACGGGGCATGTCGCCCGCAGCTATCTGGGCGTTCAACTCGAAGAGATCAGCCCGGAGCTGGCCGGCAAGCTGGGAGTGCATCAGGACGCGGGCGTCCTCGTGGCCGATGTGATGCCAAATACTCCGGCGTCTGCCGCCGGAATGAAGGAGGGAGACATTGTGACGGCATTCTCCGGCATGGCGGTCCACGGGATGCGCGACCTGCGCGATATGGTCGAAAAGGCCCCGATCGGCTCGAAACAGACGCTCGTGGTCAATCGTGACGGCAAGCCGGTCACTCTCGGCGTCACGCTCAAGGCGCTGCCGGAGAAAGTGGCCGAATTGGGCCGCACTCGCAACGGCAGGCTGCACCGCGATGAATCGGGCGCTACGTTCTCGTCCGAAGATCTCGGTCTGGAAGTGGCCGACATGACGAGCGAAGAGGCCGAAACCTTCAAGGGATATGAGGGCGTCGTGATCCGTCAGGTCGAAGATGGCAGTCCGGCCGCGAAGAAGGGCCTGGAGCCCGGCATGCTGATCCGCGCGGTCGGCAAGACCCCGGTGAAGAACGTCGAGCAGTTCGTCGACGTGCTCAAGAAGGAGTCGGTCGAATCGGGCGTGATGCTGCTCGTGCGAACGGCCGAAGGCAATCGTTATGTTGTGCTGAAAAAGGCGTAAATCCGACCGCGAAGCCGCGCAGGATGAATCGACCGCGCGGCATGGTCGGGAGACCGTGCTACAACGCGTCGAGCGGCATTTCGCAGTTCCCCGAGAAGCCCAGGGGCGATGGTCCCTGGGCTTCTTTTTTATCACGCCGTCTGCTTGCGCTCGACGCGGAAGAAGATCGCGAATACGACGAGCGACGCCAAGACGCCGACGCTGGGGATGAGCCAGATGTGATACCAATCGCGGACGGAATCCTTGGTGAAAGCGTCGGCAACGTAGCCCGATAGTTCGTTGCCCAACCACATCCCCAGGCCGTAGGTCAAGAACGTGAAGAGCGCTTGGCCGCTCGCGCGAATGTCGGTCGGCGCCTCGTTGTCCACATAGATGAAGCCCGCGGCGAAGAAGAAATCGAAGCAAACGCCGTGCAGCGCGAGGCTGGCGATGACCACCCATGGTCCGACAACGTCATGGGCGCCCAATGCGAAGAGTAAATATCGAAGGCCCCAGGCGGCCATTCCCATAGCCAGCACCCATTTCATCCCCATCTTCCGCAAGAACCAGGGGAGAAACGGCAGCAGAAACATCTCGGAAATCTGGCCGATCGTCGTCAGCGTCGCCGTGTCCAAGGCGAGCGTGATCTGACGAAACCCCAAGTTCAGCGTCAGTTGCTTGGCCGCCTCGGGCAGCTTGGTCAGCGTCGAGCCTTCCAGATAAACTCCGATGAACGTGTAATAGAAGGCCAGGACGATCGTAATGATAAACGACACACCGAAGAACACCGCGAACGACGGAGATCGCAACAGTCCCACGGCGCGCAACGCGGGGAATGCCTCGCCGGCCTTGCCCGCCGGCGGAGTGTGCGGCAACAGGAAGCTGAACAATCCCAACGCCAGCGAGAAGCCCGCGGCAAGGAGCAGTGGAGCGTTCGTTTGCAGCGCGTCCGGGTTGAATTTTCGCAGCACCTGTCCCACGATCAGATTGGCCACGATCCAGCCGATCGTGCCAAACACGCGAATCCGCGGAAAATCGCGGCCGCCGTCCGGAACGTGTGCAAATGTGATCGAGTTTGAAAGCACCAGGGTCGGTGAATACAGCAGCGCATAAGCCAGAGCGACAATATAAAGCGGTTGGAATTCTCGCACTTCAGCCATCGCATAGAGCAAGCCGGCGCCTCCCAGATGTAATATGCCCATCAGCTTCTCACTGGAAAAATAGCGATCGGCGATCTGCCCGATGAAGAGCGGCGCAAAAATCGTGCCCAACGCCATGGTCCCGTAGATTGAACCAATCTGCCATCCTTCGAATTTGAGCCCCTTGTCCAAATAAACGCCGAGCACGACGAACCACGCCCCCCACACGGCGAATTGCAGAAACATCATCGTCGAGAGGAGCGTGCGGCGGCCGAGGTCGAGTCGGGGGGCTGCAAGACGTGCGTTCATAGCGGCGGCGTGGGACATGGGGTCCTCCTGAGACGGGGTGATGAGCGCCCTATCATAATGATCTGGCGGACAAAGTGTAACATTTTGTTGCCGATCAGATCGGCCACTGGGGCCGCCTTTCCGGCCGTCCGATCGACGAACTGGG
The DNA window shown above is from Pirellulales bacterium and carries:
- a CDS encoding tetratricopeptide repeat protein, giving the protein MRALVYTAILLSALPALAAEAKVDAPPTEVSVKPTYTVWGYKWDARQYVRQTAYDLNTTDVTQAVNYAAQINRCTGWMATTNLPAPYSNDVPIPAVSVDGQTINLPYRTIRIPGFGNWNIQGSYADRAAEWDDRGEYDKAIADYNRALAINPYDANSYNNRGFDWWKKGSLDKAIADYNQALAICPTLGAAYSNRGVAWDDKGEHDKAVADFNQALAMDPNIAATYTNRGTIEAHRGEYDQANADYYRALAIDPNFATGYENLGFFQASCPDLRYRNGKKAFENASRGYQLANGTDAFYTANSLAAAYAECGDFEKARAWQEKVVELSPPEDKQMETARLELFKQGNPYRSTPQPRSE
- a CDS encoding nucleotide disphospho-sugar-binding domain-containing protein, producing the protein MPSPIHFLLVALGSAGDVHPFVGLGRALKQRGHWVTLVTNPHFESLVAAAGLEFVPIATEEELLAGMRDPDLWHPYKGFAFVARQLMVPCIRELYRVLDERIGSGPTVIAAPGAALGARVLNEKRGVPLATVYLQPVLIRSLIEPPRLPLTWMGPGVPRWFKRLQFWVADKFIDRLLCPELNAFRTELGLPAAHGIMREWWNSPERVIGLFPDWFAPPQADWPANVRLTGFPLWDESDVTAPPPRLEQFLSTGAPPIVFTPGSAMMHAHSFFAEAIEACRILGRRGILLTKYAEQLPARLPADVAHFPWVPFSQVFPRAAAVVHHGGIGTCGQGLAAGAPQLIMAMSHDQPDNAARLERLGVGLEIKPKNFRGPEVARQLRRLIDQPEVTLRCQSLAARMDAKAALQATCTELESLADLTNGCSGAHAA
- a CDS encoding Do family serine endopeptidase, translated to MSRIKPRGPWMVVLAVLLAAGVGAGVTNLQSRVAGQDQNPKSPRDAAAISQAKSFSHAFRYAAEQAGPSVVKIRSHTAAKKVKGISRSGNRFGGGNPFKGTPFEDMFPNGFPNDGESFGGGAPERDGVGSGVIIDSSGIVLTNNHVVQGADEVTIVLGDGREFKGSDIKTDPQTDLAVVRIHDAKDLPVARIGNSDDLEIGDWVLAIGCPFELDHTVSAGIISGKGREVSELNRARFLQTDAAINPGNSGGPLVNLDGEVVGINTAIATNSGGYQGIGFSIPINTAKWVMSQLINTGHVARSYLGVQLEEISPELAGKLGVHQDAGVLVADVMPNTPASAAGMKEGDIVTAFSGMAVHGMRDLRDMVEKAPIGSKQTLVVNRDGKPVTLGVTLKALPEKVAELGRTRNGRLHRDESGATFSSEDLGLEVADMTSEEAETFKGYEGVVIRQVEDGSPAAKKGLEPGMLIRAVGKTPVKNVEQFVDVLKKESVESGVMLLVRTAEGNRYVVLKKA
- a CDS encoding MFS transporter: MSHAAAMNARLAAPRLDLGRRTLLSTMMFLQFAVWGAWFVVLGVYLDKGLKFEGWQIGSIYGTMALGTIFAPLFIGQIADRYFSSEKLMGILHLGGAGLLYAMAEVREFQPLYIVALAYALLYSPTLVLSNSITFAHVPDGGRDFPRIRVFGTIGWIVANLIVGQVLRKFNPDALQTNAPLLLAAGFSLALGLFSFLLPHTPPAGKAGEAFPALRAVGLLRSPSFAVFFGVSFIITIVLAFYYTFIGVYLEGSTLTKLPEAAKQLTLNLGFRQITLALDTATLTTIGQISEMFLLPFLPWFLRKMGMKWVLAMGMAAWGLRYLLFALGAHDVVGPWVVIASLALHGVCFDFFFAAGFIYVDNEAPTDIRASGQALFTFLTYGLGMWLGNELSGYVADAFTKDSVRDWYHIWLIPSVGVLASLVVFAIFFRVERKQTA